A genomic region of Cannabis sativa cultivar Pink pepper isolate KNU-18-1 chromosome 1, ASM2916894v1, whole genome shotgun sequence contains the following coding sequences:
- the LOC115706075 gene encoding protein-tyrosine-phosphatase MKP1 produces MVGKEDASGASWGPSQPPSGSRKMFWRSASWSASRSSLHNPENEEKDVADPSNGSLGNGHGQNRRFPAPLTPRSQQNCKARSCLPPLQPLSIARRSLDEWPKASSDDIGEWPQPPTPSGRGGGERLKLDLSSIQRNQPDKNGGLVRRDKIAFFDKECSKVAEHIYLGGDAVAKDREILEQNGITHVLNCVGFVCPEYFKADFMYRTLWLQDSPSEDITSILYDVFDYFEDVREQRGRVFVHCCQGVSRSTSLVIAYLMWREGQSFDDAFQYVKAARGIADPNMGFACQLLQCQKRVHAFPLSPSSLLRMYRLAPHSPYDPLHLVPKMLNDPSPAALDSRGAFIIHIRSAIYVWIGKNCGTIMERDARGAVCQIVRYERVQGPITVLKEGEEPLYFWDAFSNLLPLMDKSANVNLVGKSATRIFPGDRKVESYNVDFEIFQKAIMGGFVPPFASSGNEHETHLPARESSWSLLRRKFASGNMKDFVSAPRIPLSRVYLDSMMLVHSPKNSSSPSSVSSSSSSCSSSSSSPSPPYLSPDSISSEPSTSSNYFPESSLHSPSAASGVPSSLSNFSNLSLLSTKTSSQPKSRSPEIAGSNLTSQSSSSPFKKSSSPSLVERRGSMSKSLKLPLLSDKMRAAPTFSLLPDDQERAVNLSHSSCFLANNVGNALENSDIFENGERVSSEQCYMYPARETGVDLDSSQAKDDFVKHCSEPRREGPDFSAPNMIVDCGGSKRYDASHPIICRWPTLEKMTTFGVNDLDSRATFAVLSPNTGAGKNEERVLYVWVGRSADRSKCQLKLGSGKGSDDLEELDWNHVGSDVLIQMGLSKGIKIKIVKEDEEPAEFLAMLSLL; encoded by the exons ATGGTGGGCAAGGAGGATGCATCTGGTGCTTCATGGGGTCCATCGCAGCCTCCTTCCGGTTCCCGGAAGATGTTCTGGCGTTCGGCTTCATGGTCTGCTTCTCGGTCTTCGTTACACAACCCTGAGAATGAAGAGAAAGATGTTGCAGATCCAAGTAATGGTAGTCTTGGAAACGGCCATGGGCAAAACCGTCGGTTTCCTGCTCCATTAACCCCTCGTTCTCAGCAGAATTGCAAGGCCAGGTCATGTTTGCCACCCTTGCAGCCATTATCGATAGCTCGTCGGAGCTTGGATGAGTGGCCCAAAGCGAGTTCAGACGATATCGGTGAGTGGCCGCAGCCTCCAACACCAAGTGGAAGAGGAGGCGGGGAAAGGCTGAAGCTTGATTTGTCGTCGATTCAGCGAAACCAGCCAGATAAGAATGGTGGGCTTGTGAGAAGGGATAAGATTGCTTTCTTTGATAAAGAGTGTTCAAAAGTTGCAGAACATATCTACCTCGGTGGCGATGCTGTTGCAAAGGACAGGGAAATACTTGAGCAGAATGGCATTACCCATGTACTGAACTGTGTTGGGTTTGTCTGTCCAGAGTACTTCAAAGCGGATTTCATGTATAGAACATTGTGGTTACAAGATAGCCCGTCAGAGGATATTACTAGTATCTTGTATGATGTTTTTGATTACTTTGAAGATGTTAGGGAACAGCGAGGGAGGGTTTTTGTTCACTGTTGCCAAGGGGTGTCCCGTTCAACATCTTTGGTCATTGCTTATCTTATGTGGAGAGAAGGTCAGAGTTTTGACGATGCTTTTCAGTATGTCAAAGCAGCGAGAGGAATAGCTGATCCCAATATGGGGTTTGCTTGTCAGTTGTTGCAGTGTCAAAAGAGGGTCCATGCGTTTCCACTCAGCCCAAGTTCCTTGCTTAGGATGTACAGACTTGCTCCACACTCGCCCTACGATCCTCTTCATCTTGTTCCGAAGATGTTGAATGATCCTTCTCCGGCTGCTTTGGATTCCAGAGGGGCCTTTATCATTCATATTCGTTCCGCAATTTATGTTTGGATTGGTAAGAACTGTGGGACAATCATGGAAAGGGATGCAAGAGGTGCTGTTTGTCAGATTGTTCGGTATGAAAGAGTGCAAGGACCAATAACAGTACTCAAGGAAGGGGAAGAACCATTGTATTTTTGGGATGCTTTTTCAAATCTTTTACCCTTGATGGATAAGTCTGCCAACGTTAACTTAGTTGGAAAATCAGCTACTAGGATTTTCCCTGGTGATAGAAAAGTTGAATCTTATAATGTTGACTTTGAGATTTTCCAGAAAGCTATTATGGGGGGCTTTGTACCGCCATTTGCATCATCAGGAAATGAGCATGAAACCCATCTTCCTGCTAGAGAAAGCAGTTGGAGTCTGCTGAGGAGGAAGTTTGCCTCTGGCAATATGAAGGATTTTGTCTCTGCACCTAGAATTCCCCTCTCCAGGGTGTATTTAGACTCAATGATGTTGGTGCATTCCCCTAAAAATTCTTCATCACCTTCATCAGTGTCATCTTCCTCCTCCTCTTGCTCATCATCATCCTCTTCACCTTCACCTCCTTATCTCTCTCCGGATTCCATATCTTCTGAACCAAGTACCAGTTCTAATTATTTCCCAGAATCTTCTTTGCATTCTCCTTCTGCAGCTTCTGGTGTACCTTCATCACTgtctaatttttctaacttatctCTGCTCTCAACCAAAACTTCATCTCAACCAAAATCTAGAAGTCCAGAAATAGCTGGCTCTAATTTAACTTCTCAGTCGAGTTCTTCACCATTTAAGAAGTCTTCCTCACCTTCCCTTGTAGAGCGGAGAGGTAGCATGTCTAAGTCTCTTAAGCTCCCACTTTTGAGTGATAAGATGAGGGCTGCTCCCACCTTCTCACTTCTTCCTGATGATCAAGAGCGTGCTGTAAATCTAAGCCACAGTAGTTGCTTCTTAGCCAATAATGTTGGCAATGCCTTGGAGAACAGTGACATTTTTGAAAATGGGGAGAGAGTCTCTTCAGAACAATGCTATATGTATCCTGCCAGGGAAACTGGTGTTGATCTTGATTCAAGCCAGGCAAAAGATGATTTTGTTAAACATTGTAGTGAACCTCGGAGAGAAGGCCCAGATTTCTCAGCCCCAAATATGATAGTAGATTGTGGTGGCTCAAAGAGATACGATGCTTCACATCCTATAATATGTCGTTGGCCCACTTTAGAGAAAATGACAACATTTGGTGTGAATGATCTGGATTCCAGAGCTACTTTCGCTGTTTTGTCTCCAAATACAGGAGCAGGCAAAAATGAGGAGAGGGTTTTATATGTTTGGGTAGGAAGATCTGCTGACCGCAGCAAATGTCAACTTAAGCTAGGTAGTGGTAAAGGATCAGATGATCTAGAAGAGCTTGACTGGAATCATGTTGGTTCCGATGTGCTTATTCAAATGGGTCTCTCGAAGGGCATAAAGATTAAG ATTgttaaagaagatgaagaaccaGCAGAATTTCTCGCAATGTTGAGTCTGTTGTAG
- the LOC115707986 gene encoding beta-hexosaminidase 1, whose protein sequence is MFTISFTAFRSTIHVFSFFLILICSGVLSDSVNSVPVVNDSLTYLWPLPTEFTSGNETLSVDPRLSLTGVGNGGNSTIVRAAFDRYKRIIFKHTNRFSSFSLLRGIKPVYDITTLRIIVNSEIEELQLGVDESYTLYVAKNDGQSITGDVTIEANTVYGALRGLETFSQLCTFDYSSKSVLVYQAPWYIQDKPRFSYRGLLLDTSRHYLPVDVIKQIIDSMSYAKLNVLHWHVIDEQSFPIEIPSYPNLWRGSYTKWERYTVEDAIEIVNYAKLRGINIMAEVDVPGHAESWGKGYPDLWPSSSCREPLDVSKNYTFDVISGMLTDMREIFPFELFHLGGDEVNTDCWNTTPHVKEWLQDKNLTTKEAYQYFVLRAQQIALSKNWTPVNWEETFNTFAENLHPRTVVHNWLGPGVCPKAVAKGFRCIFSNQGVWYLDHLDVPWHEFYTAEPLEGIDDSSQQKLVLGGEVCMWAETADTSNVQQTIWPRAAAAAERLWSSKEAISSGNINETALPRLHYFRCLLNRRGVQAAPLTNKLARTPPIGPGSCYIQ, encoded by the exons ATGTTCACCATTTCCTTTACAGCTTTCAGATCAACGATCCATGTCTTCTCCTTCTTTCTCATTCTCATCTGTTCTGGTGTTCTGAGTGATTCTGTTAATTCAGTACCGGTTGTCAACGACTCCCTCACTTACCTGTGGCCTCTGCCCACGGAATTTACTTCCGGTAACGAGACTCTTTCCGTCGACCCACGCCTCTCGCTCACCGGAGTTGGAAATGGAGGAAATTCCACCATTGTCAGAGCGGCTTTTGATCGCTACAAACGGATCATTTTCAAGCACACTAATAGGTTTTCTTCATTTAGTTTACTGAGGGGAATAAAACCCGTGTATGATATTACAACATTGAGGATTATTGTCAATTCGGAAATCGAAGAG CTTCAACTTGGCGTTGACGAGAGCTATACTTTGTATGTAGCTAAGAATGACGGGCAATCGATTACTGGTGATGTGACCATTGAG GCAAACACTGTTTATGGCGCACTAAGGGGTTTGGAG ACATTCAGCCAACTGTGTACATTTGACTATAGTTCTAAGTCTGTGCTAGTTTACCAAGCGCCCTGGTATATTCAAGACAAACCAAGATTTTCCTATCGCGGGCTTTTGCTTG ATACATCAAGACACTATTTACCAGTCGATGTAATTAAGCAGATAATTGATTCCATGTCATATGCTAAACTT AATGTTCTTCATTGGCACGTCATAGATGAGCAGTCATTTCCCATAGAAATACCTTCATATCCAAATTTATGGAGAGGTTCGTATACAAAGTGGGAGCGCTATACAGTAGAGGATGCAATTGAAATCGTAAA CTATGCCAAACTACGAG GCATTAATATTATGGCCGAAGTAGATGTTCCTGGCCATGCAGAATCATG GGGCAAAGGATATCCTGATCTTTGGCCTAGTTCTTCCTGCAGAGAGCCCCTTGATGTTTCAAAAAATTATACCTTTGATGTAATTTCTGGCATGCTGACAG ATATGAGAGAGATTTTTCCCTTTGAGCTATTCCACTTGGGTGGTGACGAAGTTAATACAG ATTGCTGGAACACTACACCACATGTGAAGGAATG GCTTCAGGATAAGAACTTAACTACGAAAGAGGCATATCAATACTTCGTACTCAGAGCACAACAAATAGCTCTGTCAAAAAATTGGACTCCTGTCAACTG gGAAGAAACATTCAATACATTTGCAGAAAACCTTCATCCAAGGACTGTTGTGCATAACTG GTTGGGTCCAGGGGTTTGTCCAAAGGCTGTTGCCAAAGGTTTCAGATGCATTTTCAGCAATCAAGGAGTTTGGTATCTGGACCACTTAGATGTCCCATGGCATGAATTTTACACTGCTGAACCACTAGAAGGAATAGATGATTCTTCTCAGCAAAAGCTTGTGCTTGGTGGAGAAGTTTGCATGTGGGCTGAGACAGCTGATACATCAAATGTACAGCAAACAATTTGGCCTCGAGCTGCAGCTGCTGCAG AGCGGTTATGGAGCAGTAAGGAAGCCATATCTTCTGGAAACATTAATGAAACTGCATTACCTCGGTTGCATTACTTCAGATGCCTCTTGAATAGACGTGGAGTTCAAGCTGCCCCGTTAACGAACAAATTGGCTCGAACTCCTCCAATTGGCCCTGGCTCATGTTACATACAGTAA
- the LOC115705550 gene encoding protein GRIP: protein MSWLSKAVSKAVEVGNKNNLTRTVKNYADSVVHQAGQAVAGGAKILQERISARNFRSVKQTIKRLEEAAVSCRGNERTHLLKRWLAVLKEIEKLSDGSSEDKQSTLEQNSASDELKDSPRKPSMVLYYDLDLGGEPMNFHDVFLQSQALEGITLSMILEAPTEEEVSLLLEMFGLCLTGGKEVHNAVLSSILDLSKALSSYEDEVLVKREELLQFAQGAISGLKINADIGRINTEASRLKGKLDEMAASQKLSEVCEGTMSEMIEFKEALAQIRACSKLEALLLKKKVLNNGDSPEIHAQKVDKLKVLSESLTSSSVKSEKRISEHRSQKAEALKVRVTKADEASEREKELASEISELERQRDDLEAQLKKVNISLAAANARLRNAREERDQFEEANDQIVAHLKTKEDELSKSVASCRIEADVLSTWLNFLEDTWVLQRSYAEMKEKEVNDELEKHEDYFVNLVIHLLSAYKKELEPSISRISKFVENLNKLSDGSQTASAADEDSQLLNPRKNLEEEYLEYEAKIITTFSVVDNMREQFYAQQDKISRKDDPKIKELFDEIEKLRGEFESIERPDLEMENPTQKAETSSTSEIIKGSQPQSPKTDAGTHKTEQDEHCKSPAAKAEQRLDPEEELAKLESEFGKVDQDYTTEEIGGWEFDELERELRSGD, encoded by the exons ATGTCGTGGCTGAGCAAAGCCGTGAGCAAAGCCGTGGAGGTTGGGAACAAGAACAACCTCACTCGCACTGTCAAAAACTACGCCGACTCCGTCGTTCATCAGGCCGGACAAGCTGTAGCTGGCGGTGCTAAAATCCTTCAAGAACGCATA AGTGCTCGAAATTTTAGAAGTGTCAAGCAGACTATAAAAAGATTGGAAGAAGCAGCTGTCTCTTGTAGGGGCAATGAAAGAACTCATTTACTTAAAAGATGGTTGGCTGTGCTTAAAGAGATTGAAAAGTTGTCTGACGGTTCTTCTGAAGATAAGCAAAGCACTCTTGAGCAAAATTCAGCTTCTGATGAATTGAAAGATAGTCCAAGAAAACCATCCATG GTTCTGTATTATGACTTGGATTTGGGTGGTGAACCAATGAATTTTCATGATGTCTTTCTTCAAAGCCAAGCTCTAGAAGGCATAACATTGTCTATG ATTCTGGAAGCACCAACTGAGGAAGAAGTTTCTCTTCTCCTGGAGATGTTTGG GCTCTGCCTTACAGGTGGGAAGGAAGTTCACAATGCGGTACTTAGCAGTATACTGGATCTGTCAAAAGCTTTATCCAGCTATGAAGATGAAGTATTG GTAAAGCGAGAGGAACTGCTTCAATTTGCTCAAGGGGCCATTTCTGGGCTTAAAATTAATGCTGATATTGGAAG AATAAACACTGAAGCATCTAGGCTAAAGGGAAAGCTTGATGAGATGGCTGCTTCACAAAAGTTGTCTGAAGTTTGTGAAGGAACAATGTCAGAGATGATAGAG TTTAAAGAAGCACTTGCACAAATTCGAGCTTGTTCCAAATTGGAAGCGCTTTTACTAAAGAAGAAAGTTCTCAACAATGGAGATTCTCCTGAGATTCATGCACAAAAG GTTGATAAGTTGAAGGTCTTGTCAGAATCTCTCACTAGCTCCTCTGTGAAATCTGAAAAGCGTATCTCAGAGCACAG ATCACAAAAGGCAGAGGCACTAAAAGTTCGTGTTACTAAAGCAGATGAGGCAAGTGAAAGGGAGAAG GAATTAGCATCTGAGATTTCAGAGCTTGAAAGACAAAGAGATGATCTTGAGGCTCAATTGAAGAAG GTTAATATCTCGTTGGCAGCAGCTAATGCCCGACTTCGAAATGCTAGGGAAGAGAGAGATCAGTTTGAGGAAGCAAACGATCAGATTGTTGCACATTTGAAAACAAAG GAGGATGAGCTATCAAAATCTGTTGCCTCGTGTAGAATAGAAGCAGATGTTCTAAGTACATGGCTTAACTTTTTGGAAGATACCTGGGTTCTCCAACGCTCATATGCAGAAATGAAGGAGAAAGAGGTCAA TGATGAATTAGAGAAACATGAGGACTATTTTGTGAACTTGGTCATCCATCTTCTCTCTGCATACAAG AAAGAGTTGGAGCCCTCTATCAGCCGTATATCAAAATTTGTGGAGAACTTAAATAAATTGAGTGATGG GTCACAGACAGCATCTGCTGCTGATGAGGACTCCCAACTGTTAAACCCAAGGAAAAATCTCGAGGAGGAATATTTGGAATATGAAGCAAAG ATCATTACAACTTTTAGTGTTGTGGATAACATGAGGGAGCAATTTTATGCTCAACAAGATAAAATCTCCAG GAAAGACGACCCAAAGATTAAGGAGCTCTTTGATGAAATTGAGAAGTTAAGAGGGGAGTTTGAATCTATTGAGAGACCAGATCTTGAAATGGAAAATCCTACTCAGAAAGCAGAAACTTCATCTACTTCTGAAATTATCAAAGGTAGTCAGCCTCAGTCTCCAAAAACGGATGCAGGAACACATAAAACTGAGCAAGATGAGCATTGCAAATCACCTGCAGCAAAGGCAGAGCAGAGGTTAGACCCTGAGGAAGAATTAGCAAAGCTCGAGTCGGAGTTTGGAAAGGTGGATCAAGACTACACGACCGAGGAGATTGGTGGCTGGGAGTTTGATGAGCTTGAAAGGGAATTAAGGTCTGGAGATTAA